In Synechococcus sp. KORDI-100, a single window of DNA contains:
- a CDS encoding PIG-L deacetylase family protein yields the protein MNQVLVVAAHPDDEVLGCGGTIARHVDSGDQVQVLIVAEGSTSRLQKRDRVQVADELSVLANAAQLAGSILGVSGVELLDFPDNRLDSLDRLDLIKCIEERIIRHQPECIYVHHSGDVNVDHRRLHEAVVTACRPMPGNVVRRLLSFEVASSTEWQPPGSSPPFQPNWFVDISEQLSRKKQALEVYSSEMKPWPHARSIEALEHLARWRGAQVGLEAAEAFCLLRSIV from the coding sequence ATGAATCAGGTCCTGGTAGTAGCTGCTCATCCGGATGATGAGGTGCTTGGTTGTGGCGGAACAATTGCTCGTCATGTTGATTCCGGTGATCAAGTTCAAGTTCTTATTGTTGCGGAGGGTTCGACTTCACGTTTGCAAAAGCGTGATCGAGTTCAAGTAGCTGATGAACTCTCAGTTCTTGCAAATGCTGCACAATTGGCCGGATCAATCCTTGGTGTATCAGGTGTCGAACTCCTTGATTTTCCAGATAATCGTCTTGATTCTTTGGATCGCCTTGACCTTATCAAGTGCATTGAGGAACGTATCATTCGTCATCAACCAGAGTGTATTTATGTCCATCACTCTGGTGACGTGAATGTCGACCACCGCCGACTTCATGAAGCGGTAGTTACTGCATGCCGGCCTATGCCAGGAAATGTAGTAAGGCGTCTTCTAAGTTTTGAAGTAGCCAGTAGTACGGAATGGCAGCCACCGGGTTCTTCGCCACCATTTCAGCCCAATTGGTTTGTAGATATTTCTGAGCAGCTCTCGCGAAAGAAGCAGGCTCTAGAGGTATATAGCAGTGAAATGAAACCTTGGCCTCATGCACGTTCGATTGAGGCCCTCGAGCATTTGGCCCGATGGCGTGGTGCTCAAGTTGGGCTAGAAGCCGCCGAAGCGTTTTGCCTTCTGAGGTCAATTGTATGA